The window AAATCTACTCTTATGAACTACCTTGTTGGCAAAAAGATTTCTATTATTTCTCCCAAGCCACAGACAACCAGAAACAGTATAAAGGGTATCCTAACATTAGAAGATGCTCAGATTATATTTATCGACACGCCAGGCGTCCATCCCCCAAAGAACAAGCTGGGTGAGTATATGGTAAAGGTTTCTGAAAAGACTTTGAAAGAAGTAGATTTGATCTTGTATATTGTAGAAGCAATTGACAATGGAATTGGCCCATGGGATGAAGCAATAATAGAAAAACTAAAGGAAGTAGAAACTCCCAAAATTTTGGTTTTGAACAAATCTGACCTTGCTTCAAAAGAAAATATAGAAATACTTAAAAGTATTTTCTCCATAAAGCTGAATTTTAAATCTATAATTGACATAGCCGCAATTAATGGGTATAATTGCGACCTGCTTCTTGAAAAAATAAAAGAGTTGCTTCCAGAAGGGCCAAAGTATTATCTTGATGAGATGACAACTGATGTGAGAGAAAGCTTTATTGTGGCAGAGATTATAAGAGAAAAGATTTTACTGAATCTTTCTGAAGAAGTACCGCACGGTGTTGGAATTGCCATTGAGAAATTTGCAGAAAGAGAAAATAAGGATATACTGGATATTGAAGCTACAATCTATTGTGAAAAAGATTCACATAAAGCAATAATTATTGGTAAAGGCGGTCAGATGCTGAAGAAAATTGGGATACAAGCACGTCAAGAGCTTGAAATGATATTCGGAATAAAAGTAAATCTTCAGCTATGGGTAAAAGTTAAGAAAAACTGGAGAGATGACGTCTCTGCAATGAAAATGTTTGGTTATAACCTTAAAGAGGTCTGATGATTAGATGAAATTAATTAAAACTAAAGGAATTGTAATAAAAGAGACAAACTTTGAAGAGTCAAGTAAGATTTTAACTTTATTTACAAGTGATTTAGGAAAAATTCAAGTTTTGTCGAAAAATTGTAGAAGATTATTGAGTGCTTTATCTGCTTGTTCTCAGCCGCTTATGTTCTGTGAGTTTGTTATAAAAAAGACAAAGGATGTATATTCAATTTCTTCAGCCTCTTTGATTGAATCATTTTTTGAACTATCTCAAGATGTAAATCTTGCAATTTATTCGGGATATCTTATTGAACTTGTTGACAATTTTTTAGAATTTGAACAAAAAAACGAAGAAGTCTTAAGGCTTCTTTTGAATTCTCTTTATCTTTTGAAAAAAGGAAAAGACCCTGAAGTAGTCAGCAGGATATTTGAAATAAAAATTTTAATATATACAGGCTTCTTTCCTCAGTTTACTCAGTGTGTTAAATGTGAAAAAAAGGAGATTATAAGAACATTCTTTTCTTTCAAAAATGGTGGTCTTACGTGTGAAAACTGTAAAGAGGAGAATGATATAGAAATTGAGATTGAAACTGTAAAGAGTATTTTGGTTATTGCAGCAACCAACTTAAAAAAGCTTAACAAGATTTCGCTTGACAGGTCTTTAAATAACAAGATAAAGACAATAACGCTACCATATATTAAAATGGTATTACAAAAAGATATCAAAATTCTTGATTTTTTTAGGTTTATACAATAAAATAAATTCGACTTGTGATTAAAATAATAAATTTGAAGGTGGTAAGAGCAATATGGTGACAATGGATGAAATAGTTGCCCTTTGCAAACGTCGTGGATTTATATTCCAATCAAGCGAAATATACGGTGGACTTAATAGCTGCTGGGACTATGGTCCTCTTGGTGTTGAGATGAAAAATAATATAAAAAGACTGTGGTGGAAAGCAAACGTCCAGCTCAGAGACGATGTTGTGGGGCTTGACTCGAGCATCTTGATGAACCCAAAGGTGTGGGAAGCAAGCGGACACTTGAGTAATTTTGCCGACCCTATGGCTGACTGTAAGGTGTGCAAAAAAAGATGGAGAGTAGACCAGTTACAAGAATACAAATGTCCTGAATGCGGCGGTGAACTTACTGAGGCAAGGATGTTCAACCTTATGTTCAAAACATTTATGGGTCCTGTGGAGGACGAGTCTGCAGTAGTGTATTTGAGACCTGAAACAGCACAAGGTATTTTTGTAAACTTTATTAACGTACAACAGACTATGAGAAAAAAACTTCCTTTTGGGATTGCTCAGATTGGTAAGTCGTTTAGAAATGAAATTACGCCTGGTAACTTTATTTTCAGGACAAGAGAGTTTGAGCAGATGGAAATAGAGTATTTTGTAAAGCCAGGGACTGACGAATACTGGCACAAACACTGGATTGAGCAAAGGATAAACTGGTATTACAAGCTGGGAATAAGAAAGGAGAACTTGAGAGTTCGTGAACATGGTAAGGATGAGCTTGCACACTATGCGAAAGCATGTGTGGACATTGAATATTTATTCCCGATGGGATGGTCTGAACTTGAAGGTATTGCAAACAGAACCGATTTTGACTTGACACAGCATCAAAAATACAGTGGCGAAAATTTAACATACTTTGATGATGAGACAAAACAAAGGTATATTCCATATGTAATTGAGCCATCTGCGGGTGTGGACAGGTCTTTACTTGCATTTTTAATTGATGCATATGAATACCAGCAGATAGAGGAAGATGATTTTAGAGTAGTACTTCACCTTCATCCTGCGATTGCGCCTGTAAAAGCTGCTGTGTTCCCGCTTATGAAAAAAGAAGAT is drawn from Caldicellulosiruptor diazotrophicus and contains these coding sequences:
- the recO gene encoding DNA repair protein RecO, giving the protein MKLIKTKGIVIKETNFEESSKILTLFTSDLGKIQVLSKNCRRLLSALSACSQPLMFCEFVIKKTKDVYSISSASLIESFFELSQDVNLAIYSGYLIELVDNFLEFEQKNEEVLRLLLNSLYLLKKGKDPEVVSRIFEIKILIYTGFFPQFTQCVKCEKKEIIRTFFSFKNGGLTCENCKEENDIEIEIETVKSILVIAATNLKKLNKISLDRSLNNKIKTITLPYIKMVLQKDIKILDFFRFIQ
- the era gene encoding GTPase Era, with the translated sequence MAFKSGFVALIGRPNVGKSTLMNYLVGKKISIISPKPQTTRNSIKGILTLEDAQIIFIDTPGVHPPKNKLGEYMVKVSEKTLKEVDLILYIVEAIDNGIGPWDEAIIEKLKEVETPKILVLNKSDLASKENIEILKSIFSIKLNFKSIIDIAAINGYNCDLLLEKIKELLPEGPKYYLDEMTTDVRESFIVAEIIREKILLNLSEEVPHGVGIAIEKFAERENKDILDIEATIYCEKDSHKAIIIGKGGQMLKKIGIQARQELEMIFGIKVNLQLWVKVKKNWRDDVSAMKMFGYNLKEV
- a CDS encoding glycine--tRNA ligase; the encoded protein is MDEIVALCKRRGFIFQSSEIYGGLNSCWDYGPLGVEMKNNIKRLWWKANVQLRDDVVGLDSSILMNPKVWEASGHLSNFADPMADCKVCKKRWRVDQLQEYKCPECGGELTEARMFNLMFKTFMGPVEDESAVVYLRPETAQGIFVNFINVQQTMRKKLPFGIAQIGKSFRNEITPGNFIFRTREFEQMEIEYFVKPGTDEYWHKHWIEQRINWYYKLGIRKENLRVREHGKDELAHYAKACVDIEYLFPMGWSELEGIANRTDFDLTQHQKYSGENLTYFDDETKQRYIPYVIEPSAGVDRSLLAFLIDAYEYQQIEEDDFRVVLHLHPAIAPVKAAVFPLMKKEDLVKKAREIYNELKYKWIVQYDESGSIGKRYRRQDEIGTPFGITVDYQTLEDETVTIRDRDTMEQVRVHIKEIIPYLEEKIEVKF